The Colletotrichum higginsianum IMI 349063 chromosome 2, whole genome shotgun sequence genome has a segment encoding these proteins:
- a CDS encoding UMTA protein: MATNAPTTANGQAPTSVDTGPTVGAIVAAPINAVEDGDDDGFTDTGSVTTSSTASLTESVTEYRRLHGRTYTQKTDYWGPNDEKQNEALDLNHYWQTLFLEDKLFLAPIGNKSHKVLDLGTGTGIWAIDFADEFPSADVTGVDISPIQPSWTPPNCKFQIDDIERPWTWPVEFFDFIHVRNLEGSVSDWPRMYEQAFEHLQPGGWFEIKEFDFQIHSQKFGDSLDKDHIFTRWADVMFPALERLGKTGKQTRNHGIADALGAAGFVDIVEKSWPVPVGPWPADPVLREVGICNLEYLNQSLEGFGTFLLKEIMGWEYAEILVFMSEARKAMRDSSLQPYYKLHVVYARKPEASEGTEEQAGTATEADS, translated from the exons ATGGCGACAAACGCTCCTACAACGGCAAACGGCCAGGCTCCCACCAGCGTTGACACGGGTCCTACTGTGGGTGCAATCGTCGCT GCCCCCATCAACGCCGTCGAAGATGGAGACGATGACGGCTTCACAGACACCGGGAG TGTCACCACGTCTTCGACCGCATCATTGACCGAAAGTGTCACCGAGTATCGCCGTCTCCACGGGCGCACTTATACGCAGAAGACGGACTATTGGGGCCCAAACGATGAGAAGCAAAACGAAGCCCTCGATCTGAA CCATTATTGGCAGACGCTGTTTCTTGAAGACAAGCTGTTCCTAGCCCCAATCGGAAACAAATCTCAC AaagtcctcgacctcggcacAGGAACCGGCATATGGGCCAT TGATTTCGCGGATGAATTCCCCTCCGCCGACGTCACAGGCGTTGATATATCACCAATCCAGCCTTCCTGGACCCCTCCGAACTGCAAATTCCAGATTGACGATATTGAACGGCCTTGGACATGGCCAGTCGAGTTCTTCGACTTCATCCATGTTCGTAACCTCGAGGGAAGCGTCTCGGATTGGCCGAGGATGTATGAGCAGGCTTTCGAACATCTTCAGCCTGGTGGTTGGTTCGAGATCAAAGAGTTCGACTTCCAAATCCACTCTCAGAAGTTCGGCGATTCTCTCGATAAAGACCACATCTTCACGAGATGGGCTGACGTTATGTTCCCGGCATTGGAACGCCTTGGCAAGACCGGAAAACAAACGCGCAACCACGGCATAGCGGACGCTCTGGGAGCGGCTGGGTTTGTCGACATTGTGGAGAAGAGCTGGCCGGTCCCTGTCGGACCGTGGCCCGCGGACCCTGTGCTGAGGGAAGTCGGCATTTGCAACCTCGAGTACCTCAACCAGTCCCTTGAAGGGTTCGGAACTTTCCTGCTCAAGGAGATCATGGGATGGGAGTACGCCGAGATTTTAGTGTTCATGAGCGAGGCGCGAAAGGCCATGAGGGACTCCTCGCTTCAACCGTACTACAAACT GCATGTCGTCTACGCACGGAAACCGGAGGCGTCTGAGGGAACCGAAGAGCAGGCGGGTACTGCAACGGAGGCTGACTCCTAA